In Vigna angularis cultivar LongXiaoDou No.4 chromosome 8, ASM1680809v1, whole genome shotgun sequence, one DNA window encodes the following:
- the LOC108345303 gene encoding profilin-4, with product MSWQTYVDEHLMCDIDGTGHHLTAAAIIGHDGSVWAQSSAFPQIKSDEINGIMKDFDEPGYLAPTGLHLSGTKYMVIQGEPGAVIRGKKGSGGITIKKTGQALVFGMYDEPVTPGQCNMVVERLGDYLVDQGL from the exons atgtcGTGGCAAACCTACGTAGATGAACACTTGATGTGTGACATCGATGGCACCGGACACCATCTCACCGCCGCTGCCATCATCGGCCATGATGGCTCCGTTTGGGCTCAAAGTTCTGCATTCCCTCAG attAAATCTGATGAGATCAATGGCATCATGAAAGATTTTGATGAACCTGGCTATCTTGCTCCCACTGGCCTCCACCTTTCCGGCACCAAATACATGGTAATCCAGGGAGAGCCAGGTGCCGTCATCCGTGGAAAAAAG GGATCTGGAGGAATAACCATAAAGAAAACTGGGCAAGCTTTAGTTTTTGGTATGTACGATGAACCTGTTACTCCTGGACAGTGCAACATGGTTGTTGAGAGGTTGGGAGATTACCTTGTCGACCAGGGTCTGTAG